The nucleotide window CGCCCTGTCATCGAGCCGCGGCGCCACTGTGACGGCCTCTCGTGAGAACTCCTGGATGCCCACGGGCACCCATGCGTCACCCTCGGTGCGAAGCAGCCACTGTTCGCCCAACGCCTGCAAACCGACGGTGTCAAGCAGTTCTTCGGCCTCGGTCGACTCCATGGGTTCACCGCATCGCCGACGCAGGAGGTCGTAGGGGATGAAGAGGCCTTCGTCGGTCATCTCGATGTACCCGACGTGCTCGCGGTCATCAGCGCGGAGGTGATCTAAAACAGTGGTCACGGTGACAGCCTAGAGTTGTCGACTCGATACCCCAGCCTGCTCCCCGCCCCAGCACGGCAGGGGCGTCCGGCCAGGCTCCCTCACACACCGGATCCCGCCCCCTCTCCGAACGGTTCACGGCGAGTCGCGTGCAGTCTTTGCTGCATCTCGACAACCCCGAGGGTGACGACGTCCTCCACGGGATCGGCCCGGCCACTGACTGTCCCCGTGCTGCTGCGCCCGCGCGCCTTCACCAGGGTCACCGTCAGAGACCCCTGCCTGGGGTCTCCGGCACCGCGCTTCCCGAGCGTTGACCCCACTCACTGACGGGTCTGGGCGCGAGTCGGTTTCGTACCAGTCTTCGCTGCCTTCGTCGATGCGGCAAGGCAGTCCACGGTTCTGATGAGCCGAGGGGTCACTACTCTCCGACGCGCAGCGCCAGAACCCAGCGGATCGCCCCGCAGCATCGGTGCACCACAAGGCACACCTCGGACGCTCCAACCATTGTTTGCAGCACTTGCGCAATGCAGCTCACACGATCGCCTCCCTCCTTGCGGAATACCTGACATGGGTATACGTTTGACTAGTACACGTACCCGGTAGGGGTACTCCCGACGTACAACCCGACATACAAGGAGGACACCTGATGGCTTCGAACGATTACCAGGTGACGGGCATGACCTGCGGCCACTGCGAGATGTCGATCCGCGAGGAGGTCAGCGAGATCCCCGGCGTCCAGGACATCCAAGTCAGCGCGCAGACCGGCAAGCTCAACGTCACCGCCGAGGGCGAGATCGACGACGCCAAGGTCCTCGCGGCGGTCGAGGAGGCCGGCTACTCGGCGGTGCGCGTCTGATGAAGGCCGGAGGACGGCTCGCGCTCTACGGGGCCGGGTTGGTGGTGGCGTTCGGCGGGGCCTTCGGCCTCGCCGGCGCCGTCATTCCCGATAGCTTCGCAGCAGCATGGGCAGAAGGAAGCGGCGTGAACGCACACGGTGAAGGGCACGGCGACGCTGCGCAGGAAACCGCGGAGCCCGCTCTGAACGGGGTCTCCGCAAGCGCGGACGGCTTCGTGCTCTCTCCGGTCCAGGCCCCCACGGCCGCAGGCGAGGATGGAGACCTGAGCTTCCAGATCCTCGACGAGTCCGGCGAACCGGTGACCGAATACACCACCGCGCACGAGAAGGACCTGCACCTGATCGCCGTGCGCACCGACGGCGCCGGCTTCCAGCACGTGCACCCCGAACTCGACACGAGCACAGGCACCTGGTCGGTGCCGTGGACCTGGGACGAGGCGGGCACCTACCGCGTGTACGCCGACTTCACACCCGCGGGCGAGGAAGCCGAAGGCATCACTCTCACCCGCGCAATCGAGGTCGCGGGCGACTTCACCCCTGTCGAGACCGAGGCGCAGCCCACCGACGAGGTCGACGGATACACCGTCTCCCTCAACGGCGACCTCACTGCGGGCACCTCAAGCGAGCTCACCATCTCGGTCGAGCGTGACGGTCAGCCGGTGACCACGCTGGAGCCTTACCTGGGCGCGTTCGGCCACTTAGTGGCGCTGCGCGAGGGTGACCTCGCCTACCTGCACGTCCACGCCGAGGGCGACCAGCCCCAGGCCGGGGACACGGCCGGACCCGACATCGGATTCGCAGCGGAGGCCCCGACCGCCGACCGTTACCTGCTCTACCTGGACTTCCAGGTCGACGGGCAGGTGCACACCGCCGAGTTCGTGATCGACGCTGAGCATGGTGACGGCACGAAGACAGACGATTCGCATTCCGACGGCCACTGACCCGCAGGGCCCGGCGTCGCACGAGAGCTGAGAAAGAAGGAAGAGGATGAGCACATCAGCGCCCCCAACGGGTGGGCCGGACATCGAGTTGGAGATCGGCGGGATGACCTGCGCCTCCTGCGCGAACCGGATCGAGAAGAAGCTGAACAAGCTCGATGGCGTCGCGGCCACCGTCAACTACGCCACTGAGAAGGCTAAGGTCACCGTGCCTGCCGGCTACGATCCGTCACTGCTGGTCGCCGAGGTCGAGAAGACCGGGTACACGGCCGCACTGCCCAAGCCCAAGGACACTACGGCGAACACGTCGGAGACCGAGGCCGGGGAGGAGGAAGACAGTGAGCTCACCTCGCTGCGGCATCGGCTGATCGGCGCGATCGTGCTCACTGTTCCCGTAATCGCGATGGCGATGATCCCCGCGCTGCAGTTCACGTATTGGCAGTGGGCCTCACTCGCCCTGGCCGCACCGGTGATCATCTGGGGAGCTTGGCCGTTCCACAAGGCGGCGTGGACAAACCTCAAGCACGGTGCGGCGACGATGGACACGCTCATCTCGATGGGCACCTCCGTCGCACTGCTCTGGTCGCTCTACGCGCTCTTCCTCGGCACTGCCGGCACTCCCGGCATGACGCACCCCTTCGAGTTCACGATCGCTCCGTCGGATGGCGCGGCGAACATCTACCTCGAAGTCGGCGCGGGCGTGACGATGTTCATCCTCGCCGGCCGCTACTTCGAGAAGCGATCCAAGCGCCAGGCCGGGGCCGCGCTGCGCGCCCTCCTGGAGCTGGGCGCGAAGGAAGTCGCCGTACTCCGCGACGGCGTAGAGGTGAAGATCCCCACCTCTGAGCTGGCGGTCGGCGACGAGTTCATCGTCCGTCCAGGCGAGAAGATCGCCACCGACGGTCTCGTGACCTCCGGCTCCTCCGCGGTGGACGCCTCGATGCTCACCGGCGAGTCCGTGCCGGTCGAGGTCCGCGAGGGCGACTCGGTCACCGGTGCCACCGTCAACGCCGGCGGCCGCCTGGTCGTGCGGGCGACTCGTGTGGGTTCGGACACACAGCTCGCACAGATGGCGAAGCTCGTCGAGGACGCGCAGACCGGCAAGGCCGAGGTGCAGCGTCTGGCCGATCGCATCTCCGGCATCTTCGTGCCGATCGTCATCGTCGTCGCGTTCATCACCCTCGGCGCCTGGCTGGGAGGCGGGTTCCCCGTCGCCGCCGCGTTCACCGCAGCGGTCGCCGTGCTCGTCATCGCCTGCCCCTGCGCGCTGGGTCTGGCAACCCCGACCGCGCTGCTCGTCGGCACCGGGCGCGGTGCGCAGATGGGCGTCCTCATCAAGGGTCCGGAGGTGCTGGAGTCCACTCGCAAGGTCGACACCGTCGTGCTCGATAAGACCGGCACCGTCACCAGCGGCAAGATGACTCTGACCGACGTGATCACTGAGCCCGGTGTGGATCGTGCGGAGCTGCTGCGTTTCGCCGGTGCACTGGAAGACTCTTCCGAGCATCCGATTGCGCAGGCGATCGCCAAGGGCGCGACCCAGGAAGTCGGCCAGCTGCCTACTCCAGAGGACTTCGCCAATGTCGAGGGCAAGGGCGTGCAGGGCATCGTCGAGGGGACCCCGGTCGTCGTCGGCCGCGAGTCTCTGCTGGCGGACTGGTCGCAGAAGCTCTCTCCGGAGGTCGCACAGGCGAAGGCCCAGGCCGAGGGCGAGGGCAAGACGGTCGTCGCGATCGGCTGGGACGGTGCTGCGCGTGGCATCCTGGTCGTCGCCGACACCGTCAAGCCCACGAGCGCCGAGGCGATCCGCGGGCTCAAGGAGATCGGCCTGACCCCGGTGCTGCTCACCGGTGACAACGAGGCCGTGGCCCGCCAGATCGCGTCCGAGGTCGGCATCGACGAGGTCATCGCCGAAGTGCTACCCAAGGACAAGGTCGACGTCGTCACCCGCCTCCAGGAAGAGGGCAAGATCGTCGCGATGGTCGGCGACGGCGTCAACGACGCCCCCGCGCTCGCGCAGGCCGACCTGGGCCTCGCGATGGGCACCGGCACGGACGTCGCGATCGAGGCCTCCGACATCACGCTCGTGCGCGGTGACCTGCGGGCCGCCGTCGACGCGATCCGCCTGTCCAGGAAGACCCTGTCGACGATCAAGACCAACCTGTTCTGGGCATTCGCTTACAACACCGCCGCGATCCCGGTCGCTGCGCTCGGCATGCTCAACCCCATGCTCGCAGGTGCGGCGATGGCGTTCTCCAGCGTCTTCGTCGTCGGCAACAGCCTCCGCCTGCGCGGGTTCACGAGCGTCGCCTCGAAGTGACGTACGAGAACCCACCCATCCACACGAATCCAATAACGAAGGAACACCAGAGAATGAGCAGCTGCTGCAGCACGAACGAGACCAACCCGGCCGTGGAGAACGGTGGACGCGAGAACCTTCTTGGCGGGGGCGCCGATGACATGACCACCTGCCCGGTCATGGTCGGCACCCCGGTCAGCAAGAAGACCGCCGAGGCCGCCGGCCTCTACCGCGACTTCGAGGATGAGCGCTACTACTTCTGCTGCGCTGGCTGTGGGCCCGCGTTCGATTCGGACCCAGCCAAGTACGCCGCCAACATGGCGTAATCCACCAGCGTGCGGGGTGCCGCGGCACCGCTGCGGCACCCCGCCACCTGATCGGAGCGAACCGACATGACCACTACGACTCCCACCACCGAAACCCACCTCGACACCTGCCCCGCAGGAGGCGACGGCGACGCGTCCGTCCACGGATACATCAGCGATAAGACGAAGTACCGCAATCGCCTGCGCCGCCTGGAAGGCCAAATCCGCGGCATCGATCGGATGGTCGACGAGGACCGCTACTGCATCGACATCCTCACCCAGATCTCCGCAGTCACCAGGGCACTCGAAAACGTCGCCCTCGGCCTGCTCGACGATCACCTCAAGCATTGCGTCCTCGACGCCGCACTCGCCGGCGGACCAGTCAGCGAGCAGAGGCTCGGCGAGGCGTCCGAGGCCATCGCCCGCCTCGTGCGCTCCTGACGCCGGCGCATCAGTTCGATCACGACCAGCATCCAGGAGTTCTTCTATGACCCCACAGCACGTCCTCATCCTCGGATCGGGAGCAGCCGGGGCCGCAGCCGCCCGCACTCTCGCCTCACGCGACGATGTCCGGGTGACGCTGGTGACCCGCACCGGGGAGACGCCCTATACGCGGATGCTCATCAAGGGAATCGCGTTCGGTCAGACACCGCCGGAGATGATCAAGCTCCCGCTGCCTCAGATCGAGGTCATCGCCGACACCGTGCTTAAAGTCGATACCTCGGCGAAGCAGGCCCAGTTGACCTCCGGCGCACAAGTCTCCTACGACGCGCTCATCGTCGCGACCGGGAGCATGCCCCGCTCCCTGCCCGCTGACGTGTTCGGCGGCGACGACGCCGGACAAGGGCGGGTCACCGCTCTTCACTCCGTGGGGGATGCCCTGGGCATCCGAAAGCTGCTGACCGGACTGGGGCGACCCGCGCGGGTAGCGATCTACGGCGGTGGAATCATCGCAGCCGAGACGGCCTCGTCTCTGCAAGCCGACGGACACATGGTCACGCTGGTCTCCCGCAGTTCAGTTCCCGGCGTCGGAGCGTTTGGGG belongs to Micrococcus sp. 2A and includes:
- a CDS encoding heavy metal-associated domain-containing protein, yielding MASNDYQVTGMTCGHCEMSIREEVSEIPGVQDIQVSAQTGKLNVTAEGEIDDAKVLAAVEEAGYSAVRV
- a CDS encoding heavy metal translocating P-type ATPase, coding for MSTSAPPTGGPDIELEIGGMTCASCANRIEKKLNKLDGVAATVNYATEKAKVTVPAGYDPSLLVAEVEKTGYTAALPKPKDTTANTSETEAGEEEDSELTSLRHRLIGAIVLTVPVIAMAMIPALQFTYWQWASLALAAPVIIWGAWPFHKAAWTNLKHGAATMDTLISMGTSVALLWSLYALFLGTAGTPGMTHPFEFTIAPSDGAANIYLEVGAGVTMFILAGRYFEKRSKRQAGAALRALLELGAKEVAVLRDGVEVKIPTSELAVGDEFIVRPGEKIATDGLVTSGSSAVDASMLTGESVPVEVREGDSVTGATVNAGGRLVVRATRVGSDTQLAQMAKLVEDAQTGKAEVQRLADRISGIFVPIVIVVAFITLGAWLGGGFPVAAAFTAAVAVLVIACPCALGLATPTALLVGTGRGAQMGVLIKGPEVLESTRKVDTVVLDKTGTVTSGKMTLTDVITEPGVDRAELLRFAGALEDSSEHPIAQAIAKGATQEVGQLPTPEDFANVEGKGVQGIVEGTPVVVGRESLLADWSQKLSPEVAQAKAQAEGEGKTVVAIGWDGAARGILVVADTVKPTSAEAIRGLKEIGLTPVLLTGDNEAVARQIASEVGIDEVIAEVLPKDKVDVVTRLQEEGKIVAMVGDGVNDAPALAQADLGLAMGTGTDVAIEASDITLVRGDLRAAVDAIRLSRKTLSTIKTNLFWAFAYNTAAIPVAALGMLNPMLAGAAMAFSSVFVVGNSLRLRGFTSVASK
- a CDS encoding YHS domain-containing protein, which translates into the protein MSSCCSTNETNPAVENGGRENLLGGGADDMTTCPVMVGTPVSKKTAEAAGLYRDFEDERYYFCCAGCGPAFDSDPAKYAANMA
- a CDS encoding metal-sensitive transcriptional regulator, which encodes MTTTTPTTETHLDTCPAGGDGDASVHGYISDKTKYRNRLRRLEGQIRGIDRMVDEDRYCIDILTQISAVTRALENVALGLLDDHLKHCVLDAALAGGPVSEQRLGEASEAIARLVRS